A window from Dendrosporobacter quercicolus encodes these proteins:
- a CDS encoding DUF4127 family protein, producing the protein MKIKKKLIIVPLLLVFMLGISAAQAATILYVPQDDRPVSLEDVVDTAEAAKLTVLAPPAELIASRDKKGDPDQLWQWVKDHAGQADALILSGDALIYGGLVDSRTHEFGEAVLKARLERFQELQKAHPFTRVYVYSTVLRTPQGSAGGVEPAYYEQYGGNIFQLTALRDKEEVEGLTKKEKKLLASNLAIIPPDALADWMQRRQKNFDINSSLIELNRQGLFKFFLLGRDDTAPYSQSHKESRELSILAADLPQSRFQTFPGADQLGMVLLARAYNDLTYRIPIVKVNYAAGAAKDSIPSYEDQKVGQSIVAHVVAAGGIVLNNPLKPDLIVNVNTSATGKTLEAGSRKNTTVLTPALHQFVDAIQAQVEAGKQVAVADISFANGADNALMTELSRRNLLDKLSAYSGWNTAGNTVGYAVGQGMLTGLTDDQDRKRLLAVRYLDDWAYQANIRQALTEEFVYPNSGSPVYLNELKPQLTAELEKRERQFAEQHLWLPPEQITATFPWNRMFEVNVNIAPE; encoded by the coding sequence ATGAAGATTAAAAAAAAGTTGATCATAGTCCCGCTGTTACTTGTTTTTATGCTGGGAATATCGGCAGCTCAGGCTGCAACGATTTTATATGTGCCGCAGGACGACCGGCCGGTAAGCCTGGAGGATGTGGTGGATACGGCTGAAGCAGCCAAACTGACCGTTTTGGCGCCGCCCGCCGAGTTGATTGCCAGCCGGGATAAAAAAGGCGATCCTGATCAGTTGTGGCAGTGGGTGAAGGACCATGCCGGCCAGGCGGATGCCCTGATATTGTCCGGCGATGCCCTGATCTATGGAGGCCTGGTCGATTCACGGACTCACGAATTTGGCGAAGCTGTTTTAAAGGCTCGTCTGGAGCGTTTTCAGGAGCTGCAGAAAGCCCATCCCTTTACCCGGGTATATGTATATTCGACGGTTTTGCGGACACCGCAAGGCAGCGCCGGCGGTGTGGAACCCGCTTATTACGAGCAGTATGGCGGGAATATTTTTCAATTAACAGCATTGCGCGATAAAGAGGAAGTTGAAGGACTGACCAAAAAAGAGAAAAAGCTGCTGGCTAGCAACCTGGCGATTATTCCGCCCGATGCTTTAGCCGACTGGATGCAGCGCCGGCAAAAGAATTTTGACATTAATTCCAGTCTGATCGAGCTGAACCGGCAAGGCCTGTTTAAATTCTTTCTGCTTGGCCGGGACGACACGGCCCCGTATTCGCAAAGCCATAAAGAAAGCCGTGAACTGAGCATTTTGGCCGCTGATTTGCCTCAGTCCAGGTTCCAAACCTTTCCTGGCGCCGACCAACTGGGAATGGTGCTGCTGGCCAGGGCTTACAATGATTTAACTTACCGCATTCCGATTGTCAAGGTGAACTATGCAGCCGGGGCGGCCAAGGACAGTATTCCCAGCTATGAGGATCAAAAGGTCGGCCAGTCGATTGTTGCTCACGTTGTGGCCGCCGGCGGCATTGTGTTAAATAATCCTCTAAAGCCGGATCTGATTGTAAATGTGAACACGTCGGCGACAGGAAAAACACTTGAGGCCGGATCCCGGAAAAACACAACGGTGCTGACACCTGCTTTGCATCAATTTGTTGATGCTATCCAAGCGCAGGTCGAAGCCGGAAAGCAGGTGGCTGTTGCCGATATTTCGTTTGCCAATGGCGCTGATAATGCGTTAATGACCGAATTATCACGCCGGAACCTGCTGGATAAACTTAGTGCCTATTCCGGCTGGAATACTGCCGGAAATACCGTGGGTTATGCTGTCGGTCAGGGGATGCTGACCGGTTTAACCGATGATCAGGACCGTAAACGGCTGCTGGCTGTCCGTTATCTCGATGACTGGGCCTATCAGGCCAATATCAGGCAAGCGCTGACGGAAGAATTTGTTTATCCCAATAGCGGCAGTCCGGTTTATCTTAATGAATTAAAGCCGCAGCTGACAGCTGAGCTTGAGAAGCGTGAACGTCAATTTGCCGAACAGCACTTATGGCTGCCGCCGGAGCAAATTACGGCAACCTTCCCGTGGAACCGAATGTTTGAAGTTAACGTTAATATCGCTCCTGAATAG
- a CDS encoding DedA family protein: MERLFEFVIDYLSIWGYWAIMIGMALESACIPIPSELIFGFAGYLVQLGRLEFSLAVAAGVAGGLAGSIIAYLAGAYGGRALIDQYGKYIFLPKDHVALAQRWFDHYGIRAVFFSRLLPVVRTFISLPAGMARVHFGQFVLYTLLGSVPWTIALIYAGKLLGANWQQLTDFGHQASMIVLAGLALAAVVYYRKRTK, translated from the coding sequence ATGGAGCGCCTGTTTGAGTTTGTCATAGATTATCTCAGCATCTGGGGTTACTGGGCGATTATGATCGGCATGGCGCTGGAAAGCGCCTGTATCCCAATACCCAGTGAACTTATCTTTGGGTTTGCCGGTTATTTGGTACAGCTTGGCCGGCTGGAGTTTTCCCTGGCTGTTGCCGCCGGCGTTGCCGGAGGTCTGGCCGGTTCAATCATTGCCTATCTGGCCGGGGCATATGGCGGCAGAGCCTTGATTGACCAATACGGGAAATATATTTTTTTGCCCAAAGACCATGTTGCGCTGGCGCAGCGATGGTTTGATCATTATGGTATCAGGGCGGTATTTTTCAGCCGGTTGCTGCCGGTTGTCCGTACTTTTATTTCTTTGCCGGCCGGAATGGCCAGGGTCCATTTCGGTCAGTTTGTCCTGTATACCTTGTTAGGGTCTGTTCCCTGGACAATTGCCCTGATTTATGCCGGTAAGCTGTTGGGAGCAAACTGGCAGCAGCTTACCGATTTTGGGCATCAGGCCAGTATGATTGTGCTTGCCGGGCTGGCGCTGGCGGCAGTTGTTTATTACCGGAAAAGAACAAAATAA
- the glgC gene encoding glucose-1-phosphate adenylyltransferase, translated as MHTAVLSNAARHTIAMVLAGGKGERLHPITLNRPKPFVPFGGKYKIIDFVLSNLFNSGLKKVYILTQYRAYALNKYIKDSWSKWVGLGEFYDTISPETNNECEEWFKGTADAIFQFMRILESTDADYVTILGGDHIYKMDISQMIANHILNKADVTLAALEVPREDAQRFGICTVDEAFRVQAFTEKPRDPATIPHRTTCFASMGNYVFTTGKLIEVLKKGRRRHADLDFGQHVIPMMLEDGDRVFTYNFIENEIPGAGPVEKGYWKDVGTIDSYYDANMDLINIVPQLNLYNYRWPIITSQGNFPPATTVFDEDGRRGQSLNSFVCGGCIISGSTVRRSIIGPCCRVNSYSLIEDSILFDHVEIGRHVQIKRAIINENITLPDGAQIGYDHEADRKQGYMVTPSGIVVVT; from the coding sequence ATGCATACCGCTGTCTTAAGTAACGCTGCACGACACACCATCGCCATGGTTTTGGCTGGAGGAAAAGGTGAACGTCTGCATCCAATTACCTTAAACAGGCCCAAACCTTTTGTTCCTTTTGGCGGTAAATACAAAATTATTGATTTTGTTTTAAGCAATCTTTTCAATTCCGGTCTCAAAAAAGTTTATATTTTGACCCAGTACCGGGCGTATGCCCTCAATAAGTACATTAAAGACTCCTGGTCCAAGTGGGTTGGCCTGGGCGAATTTTATGACACGATCTCCCCCGAAACCAACAATGAATGTGAAGAATGGTTTAAAGGCACGGCCGATGCCATATTTCAATTTATGAGGATTTTGGAAAGCACCGATGCTGATTATGTGACAATATTGGGCGGCGACCATATTTATAAAATGGATATCAGCCAAATGATCGCCAATCATATTCTGAATAAAGCCGATGTTACCCTGGCCGCCCTGGAAGTTCCCCGCGAAGACGCCCAGCGGTTTGGCATCTGCACTGTCGATGAAGCTTTCCGGGTGCAAGCTTTTACGGAAAAGCCCCGGGACCCGGCGACCATCCCCCACCGGACAACCTGCTTTGCCTCAATGGGCAATTATGTGTTTACCACCGGAAAACTCATTGAGGTGCTGAAAAAAGGCCGACGGCGGCATGCCGATCTTGACTTCGGCCAACACGTTATTCCGATGATGCTGGAGGACGGCGACCGGGTATTTACCTATAACTTTATCGAAAATGAAATTCCCGGCGCCGGCCCGGTGGAAAAAGGCTATTGGAAAGATGTCGGCACCATCGACTCTTACTATGACGCCAATATGGATTTGATCAACATTGTACCCCAGCTCAACCTTTACAATTATCGCTGGCCCATCATTACCAGCCAGGGTAATTTTCCGCCCGCCACCACAGTATTTGATGAGGACGGACGGCGCGGCCAAAGCCTCAACTCTTTTGTCTGCGGCGGTTGTATCATTAGCGGCAGCACTGTGCGCCGCTCGATTATCGGCCCGTGCTGCCGGGTTAACAGCTATAGCTTAATCGAAGATTCCATATTGTTTGATCATGTTGAAATCGGCCGCCATGTGCAAATTAAACGGGCAATTATTAACGAAAATATCACCCTTCCTGATGGCGCGCAAATCGGCTATGATCATGAGGCTGACCGCAAGCAAGGTTATATGGTCACGCCTTCCGGCATTGTGGTTGTGACCTGA
- a CDS encoding efflux RND transporter permease subunit, giving the protein MANFFINRPVFAIVLSIIITILGTTAAFQLPVAQYPQISPPTVSISTSYQGASAEVVDQTVAQIIEEQVNGVEGMVSMSSTSTDSGSYSLSVQFETGKDADTAAVQTQNRVSEANASLPSSVQSTGITTRKASQDMSMIFNLYSPNDAFDANFLKNYGSIYLIDDIKRVSGVGDVSAFGSDYSMRIWLQPEKLAQLGVAVTEVTAAIEAQNKQAPAGTLGQMPVDSGQDFQYTAKVKGRLSDTKEFENIVVRSQSDGAFIRLKDVARVELGSKEYNYSSMINGHLGAGFAIKLTSDANALETIGNVKKVLEQAAQNFPPGMEYKVVVDNTKFVRESMQEVVKTFVEALILVMLVVFIFLQSWRATLIPLLAIPVSLLGTFGAFVVLGFTINTLTLFAMVLAIGLVVDDAIVVIEAVEYHMRYSGLTPMEATKLAMKEVSGPVVAIAFVLASVFIPVAFFGGTMGVLYKQFALTIVVSMALSALVALSLTPALCILLLKPHQPNAHQGRLERFFQAFNGWFDQCIARYGRGLARLMPKARLCMVLLAVLAILTGGLYKLVPGAFVPDEDQGFYITSITLPEASSLNRTINVLKSFSGELSAQAGVSDIMSLAGMDVLGGGNKPNAGALFVSLDSWSERNRPELKVKAEIAQTFGKGGNLAEGTVMAFAPSSLPGLGMVGGFTLMLQDRGGGTLSDLDNIAQEFMAAAEERPEIGSITSGFKANTPGYEYEVDRDKAEKLGVQVDEIFTALQTFLGGTQVNDFNKFGRSYKVTVQADTAFRSDVDATRYLFVKSSNDGMVPLNTLLKPKKIQSPSVITRYNGVKAVQLNGTQASGYSSGQAMTALEEVAAEVLPSGYTYEWSGQSREEKVSGDRAPVVFGMAIVFVFLCLAALYESWSVPFAVLLSVPTGIFGAFLFQYARNLENSVYMQIGLVMLIGLAAKNAILIVEFAKIRVDNGMTPAEAAIEAAKIRLRPILMTSLAFIIGCIPLAVATGAGAGARNSMGTAVVGGMLMATVLGMFLIPVLFVVVEKLTARLK; this is encoded by the coding sequence ATGGCTAACTTTTTTATTAACCGCCCGGTATTCGCTATCGTTTTGTCGATCATTATCACAATTTTGGGCACTACCGCCGCTTTCCAGCTGCCGGTAGCGCAATATCCGCAAATTTCACCGCCGACAGTTTCCATCAGCACCAGTTACCAGGGGGCCAGCGCCGAGGTTGTCGATCAAACGGTGGCCCAAATTATTGAAGAACAGGTAAACGGTGTTGAGGGTATGGTATCGATGTCTTCGACCAGTACGGATTCGGGGTCGTATTCACTCTCCGTCCAGTTTGAAACAGGCAAAGATGCGGATACCGCAGCTGTGCAGACCCAAAACAGGGTATCGGAGGCCAATGCGTCCCTGCCCAGTTCGGTTCAGTCAACCGGGATTACCACCAGAAAAGCTTCACAGGATATGTCGATGATTTTTAATCTTTACTCGCCTAATGATGCGTTCGATGCCAATTTTCTTAAGAATTACGGCAGTATTTATCTGATTGACGATATTAAGCGGGTGTCAGGCGTAGGCGATGTTTCGGCGTTTGGCTCGGATTACAGTATGCGCATTTGGCTGCAGCCGGAGAAGCTGGCTCAGCTGGGGGTTGCGGTGACTGAGGTAACGGCGGCCATTGAGGCGCAAAACAAGCAAGCTCCCGCCGGTACTCTGGGACAAATGCCGGTAGATTCCGGACAGGATTTTCAGTATACGGCCAAGGTAAAAGGACGGCTAAGTGATACGAAGGAGTTTGAAAACATCGTTGTCCGCTCACAGTCCGATGGCGCCTTTATCCGGTTAAAGGATGTTGCCAGGGTTGAGCTGGGCAGTAAGGAATACAATTACAGCAGTATGATCAACGGACATTTGGGCGCAGGTTTTGCAATTAAACTGACAAGCGACGCCAATGCATTAGAGACGATCGGCAATGTCAAAAAGGTGTTGGAGCAAGCCGCGCAAAATTTTCCGCCGGGGATGGAATACAAAGTTGTTGTCGACAATACCAAGTTTGTCCGGGAGTCCATGCAGGAAGTGGTGAAAACCTTCGTTGAAGCATTGATTCTGGTCATGCTGGTGGTGTTTATCTTTTTGCAGAGCTGGCGGGCTACGCTGATTCCTTTGCTGGCCATTCCGGTGTCCCTGCTGGGTACATTTGGCGCCTTTGTGGTATTGGGCTTTACCATCAATACGCTGACGTTATTTGCCATGGTGCTGGCCATCGGCCTGGTTGTTGATGATGCCATTGTGGTCATTGAAGCAGTCGAATATCATATGCGTTATTCCGGACTTACGCCAATGGAAGCAACCAAGCTGGCAATGAAGGAGGTTTCCGGGCCGGTTGTGGCCATTGCGTTTGTGCTGGCGTCGGTGTTTATTCCCGTGGCCTTCTTTGGCGGGACCATGGGCGTTTTATACAAGCAGTTTGCTCTGACCATTGTCGTTTCCATGGCTTTATCGGCGCTGGTGGCCTTGTCACTGACGCCGGCACTATGCATTTTACTGCTTAAGCCGCATCAGCCGAATGCTCATCAAGGGAGATTGGAGCGGTTTTTTCAGGCGTTTAACGGCTGGTTTGATCAATGCATTGCCCGGTACGGCCGGGGATTGGCCAGGCTGATGCCGAAAGCCCGTTTATGTATGGTTCTGCTGGCTGTGCTGGCCATCCTGACCGGCGGTTTGTATAAACTGGTTCCGGGAGCATTTGTGCCGGACGAAGATCAGGGCTTTTATATTACTTCAATTACGTTGCCGGAGGCTTCCAGCTTAAACCGGACCATCAACGTATTGAAGTCTTTTAGCGGAGAGCTGAGCGCTCAGGCGGGCGTTTCCGATATTATGTCGCTGGCGGGAATGGATGTTTTAGGCGGCGGCAATAAACCCAATGCCGGAGCCCTGTTTGTGTCGCTGGATTCGTGGTCGGAGCGCAATCGGCCGGAGCTTAAGGTAAAAGCCGAGATTGCCCAGACCTTTGGGAAAGGCGGCAACTTAGCTGAAGGAACGGTAATGGCTTTTGCACCGTCTAGTCTGCCTGGTTTAGGAATGGTGGGCGGATTTACCCTGATGCTCCAAGACCGGGGCGGCGGTACGCTAAGCGATTTGGACAATATTGCCCAGGAATTTATGGCGGCGGCTGAGGAACGCCCCGAAATTGGTTCAATTACCTCCGGTTTCAAAGCCAATACGCCGGGCTATGAGTATGAGGTAGACCGGGATAAAGCTGAAAAACTGGGCGTGCAAGTGGATGAAATCTTTACCGCCCTGCAGACCTTTCTCGGAGGAACTCAGGTGAATGATTTCAATAAGTTTGGCCGGTCGTACAAGGTAACTGTACAGGCCGATACCGCTTTTCGCAGTGATGTTGATGCAACCAGATATCTATTTGTCAAAAGCTCCAACGATGGTATGGTGCCACTCAATACGTTGCTTAAACCCAAGAAAATCCAGTCTCCTTCGGTAATTACCCGCTATAATGGAGTGAAAGCTGTACAACTGAACGGAACCCAGGCTAGCGGGTATAGCTCCGGTCAGGCAATGACGGCGCTGGAAGAGGTTGCCGCCGAGGTTTTGCCGAGCGGTTACACCTATGAATGGTCCGGTCAAAGCCGGGAGGAAAAAGTATCCGGTGACCGGGCGCCTGTTGTTTTCGGAATGGCGATCGTGTTTGTATTTTTATGTCTGGCGGCGCTGTATGAAAGCTGGAGCGTACCGTTTGCGGTGCTGCTGTCGGTCCCGACCGGAATATTTGGCGCATTCCTGTTTCAGTACGCGCGTAATCTGGAAAATAGTGTGTATATGCAGATTGGGCTGGTAATGCTGATTGGTCTGGCAGCGAAAAATGCAATCCTCATCGTTGAGTTTGCTAAAATCAGGGTGGATAACGGCATGACGCCGGCGGAAGCGGCCATTGAAGCGGCCAAAATCAGGCTGCGCCCCATTCTGATGACGTCACTGGCTTTTATTATTGGCTGCATCCCCCTGGCGGTCGCGACCGGCGCAGGGGCGGGAGCGAGAAATTCGATGGGAACGGCAGTAGTGGGCGGAATGCTTATGGCTACAGTGCTGGGCATGTTTTTAATCCCTGTGTTGTTTGTGGTAGTGGAAAAGTTAACCGCCAGACTTAAATAA
- a CDS encoding TolC family protein: MKLYQRCFSLVMAAALLASPCQAGRAAQVELSLADSITLAITNNYDIKYAQAAKEKSYWALQEAKKNKGVSLDYTHTDQRYNTPPSVTSPEYLYTTNFDNQLALSLPVYSGGKLEGQIEQAKLDLQVADMEVEAAKQQLKLTAVTDYFTVLEYRNEVQVNQETVKNYTEHLSLVQAKYDAGLVDKSDVLASQVDLAQARNSLLKAQNSYANAAATLNNDLGLPHTTEVVLKDDFTYEQFSGSLEECLAYAAGNRPEIAQYEAKVASARQEVKIAKSGNLPAVDLTAEQDWYDSRLPGSKNSNWLVKLTTSFNVFDSGVTKSKIKQAQHSVAMVRDKAAQQRDEILLAVRQCYLSMTEAEQRIDTNKVSVVQAEENLMIQKARYEVGVSTNLDLRDAVLSLDSARKDYIQAVYDYHTSKAQLEQAMGMPVE, from the coding sequence ATGAAGTTATATCAACGCTGCTTTTCCCTGGTTATGGCTGCAGCGCTGCTGGCAAGCCCGTGTCAAGCGGGGCGTGCGGCACAGGTTGAGTTGTCTTTAGCAGACAGCATCACTTTGGCCATAACCAACAACTATGATATAAAGTATGCGCAGGCGGCGAAAGAAAAATCCTACTGGGCCCTGCAGGAGGCCAAGAAGAACAAGGGAGTTTCCCTGGACTATACGCATACCGATCAACGCTACAACACTCCGCCGTCGGTTACATCGCCCGAATATCTGTATACCACTAATTTTGACAATCAGCTGGCGCTGAGTTTGCCGGTTTATTCCGGGGGTAAATTGGAAGGTCAGATTGAACAGGCCAAACTTGATTTACAGGTAGCGGATATGGAGGTTGAGGCGGCTAAGCAGCAGCTTAAACTGACAGCAGTTACGGACTATTTTACTGTGCTGGAGTACCGTAATGAGGTGCAGGTAAATCAGGAAACGGTAAAAAACTATACTGAACATTTAAGCTTAGTTCAGGCCAAATATGACGCCGGTTTGGTGGACAAGAGCGATGTTTTGGCCAGTCAGGTTGATTTAGCCCAGGCCAGAAACAGCTTATTGAAAGCCCAAAACAGTTATGCCAACGCGGCAGCAACGCTGAACAATGACTTAGGATTGCCGCACACTACCGAGGTGGTATTAAAAGACGATTTTACATACGAACAATTTTCGGGGTCTTTGGAAGAATGCCTTGCATACGCTGCAGGCAACCGGCCGGAAATAGCGCAGTATGAAGCAAAGGTGGCCAGCGCCCGGCAGGAAGTAAAGATTGCGAAAAGCGGCAATCTGCCGGCGGTAGACTTAACTGCCGAACAGGATTGGTACGATAGCCGCCTGCCTGGATCAAAAAACAGCAACTGGCTGGTTAAGCTGACTACTTCGTTTAATGTTTTTGATTCGGGAGTAACTAAGTCGAAAATTAAGCAGGCGCAACATAGTGTTGCTATGGTCAGGGACAAAGCCGCTCAGCAGCGCGATGAAATTTTACTGGCTGTACGTCAGTGCTATCTCAGTATGACGGAAGCTGAGCAGCGGATTGATACCAATAAAGTATCGGTGGTGCAGGCCGAGGAAAACCTCATGATCCAAAAAGCGCGCTATGAGGTTGGCGTAAGTACCAATCTTGATTTGCGCGATGCGGTATTATCGCTGGATTCAGCCAGAAAGGATTATATTCAGGCCGTCTATGACTATCATACCAGCAAAGCGCAGCTGGAACAAGCAATGGGTATGCCGGTGGAATAA
- a CDS encoding efflux RND transporter periplasmic adaptor subunit, which translates to MNIQHSGKRYLAAGLVVVLAGIVIWRSYLPGDGQGTATQTVVVKAMQVMQRDTPVNSEFIGQVKSKSEVKIMSKVAGNIVEKMVNGGDAIHQGQPLFRIDNKQYKSAVNSARASLRKAQSTLSHTRREVARYQKLAAVNGVARQTLDSYEAQAEQDAADVAASQAALQQALEDEQDTLIVSPVDGRIDVNDLSVGDYVAAGSTVMATVASLDPVWVQFSMSENEYLNLAGQGNGSLPAYLKDNLRLTLSNGAEYPLSGKIEQIDQGIDDATGTITIKALFNNPDRVLIPGMFARVTAQGAVYKGAILIPQRAVKELLDSTMVIVVKEDDTAESRTVKLGEKAGNMWIVQEGLQPGERIVVEGIDKVKQGTTLSVTMIGPDEPPTAAQQ; encoded by the coding sequence ATGAACATTCAACATTCAGGTAAACGATATTTGGCTGCAGGGCTGGTTGTAGTTTTGGCCGGCATTGTGATCTGGCGCAGCTATTTGCCGGGAGACGGGCAGGGAACGGCAACCCAGACGGTAGTGGTTAAGGCAATGCAGGTAATGCAGCGCGATACTCCTGTAAACAGCGAGTTTATCGGACAGGTTAAATCAAAAAGTGAAGTAAAAATTATGTCTAAAGTGGCGGGCAATATTGTGGAAAAGATGGTGAACGGCGGCGACGCGATTCACCAGGGGCAGCCCTTATTCCGTATTGACAATAAACAATACAAGTCAGCGGTCAATTCGGCGCGGGCCAGCCTGCGGAAGGCGCAATCAACATTAAGTCATACGCGGCGTGAAGTCGCGCGGTATCAAAAGTTAGCCGCCGTTAACGGCGTTGCCCGCCAGACGCTGGACAGCTATGAAGCCCAGGCCGAGCAGGATGCGGCCGATGTTGCCGCCAGTCAGGCCGCCCTGCAGCAGGCGCTGGAGGATGAGCAGGATACACTGATTGTTTCACCGGTTGACGGCCGGATTGATGTCAATGATTTGAGTGTGGGCGACTATGTGGCGGCAGGTTCAACCGTTATGGCCACCGTAGCGTCGCTGGACCCGGTTTGGGTGCAGTTCAGCATGAGCGAGAACGAGTACCTGAATCTGGCCGGGCAGGGCAATGGCTCTTTGCCGGCGTATTTAAAGGACAACCTCCGGCTGACGTTGAGCAATGGCGCTGAATATCCCTTAAGCGGTAAAATAGAACAAATTGATCAAGGGATTGATGACGCAACCGGAACCATTACGATAAAAGCTTTGTTTAATAATCCCGACAGGGTGCTTATTCCGGGGATGTTTGCCAGAGTAACGGCCCAGGGGGCTGTGTACAAGGGGGCAATTCTTATCCCGCAGCGGGCGGTCAAAGAACTGCTGGATAGCACAATGGTCATTGTGGTCAAAGAGGATGATACGGCGGAAAGCCGGACGGTCAAACTGGGGGAAAAGGCCGGCAATATGTGGATTGTGCAGGAAGGGCTGCAACCAGGCGAGCGAATTGTCGTGGAAGGGATTGATAAAGTAAAACAGGGAACAACATTAAGCGTGACAATGATCGGGCCGGATGAGCCGCCGACTGCGGCGCAGCAATAG
- a CDS encoding MarR family winged helix-turn-helix transcriptional regulator: MADQNSTELLFQLIPLLDKKFVRPVSFQMKPLLSPLQIHVLTVLTAKKATMTELAAEIVISKQQLTPIIDKLFTEGLVQREDDEADRRMIRISITDAGLKLLKSIKEKALSILSDKLEHLNRQDLSCLSGALTDLHRLVNKLP; this comes from the coding sequence GTGGCTGATCAAAATAGCACCGAACTGCTCTTTCAACTTATCCCTCTGCTTGACAAAAAATTTGTCCGCCCGGTTTCTTTTCAGATGAAACCCTTGCTTAGCCCACTGCAGATCCATGTACTTACTGTTTTAACCGCAAAAAAAGCCACCATGACCGAACTGGCGGCTGAAATTGTCATATCCAAACAACAGCTGACCCCAATCATCGATAAGTTATTTACCGAAGGCCTGGTGCAGCGTGAAGATGATGAAGCTGACAGACGGATGATCAGAATAAGCATCACCGACGCCGGACTGAAATTGCTCAAAAGTATAAAGGAAAAAGCGCTCAGCATCCTGTCTGACAAGCTTGAGCATCTAAACCGGCAGGATTTAAGCTGTTTAAGCGGCGCTTTAACTGATTTGCACCGGCTAGTGAATAAATTGCCATAA